Part of the Benincasa hispida cultivar B227 chromosome 12, ASM972705v1, whole genome shotgun sequence genome is shown below.
TCTTGGTTGTCTGCCTCAACTCTTGTGCCATCGTGGACAATTCCATTCACATGATGTAAATTTTGCATCATTTGTGAAATATAATGGTTACTAGCACTAGTATGATCAGACAGTGCAGAAGTATGAGCAGTCCATTGAGAGACAATACCGAGTAATTGACCGGTAAGGTTTTGCTGCTCATGGAGAATGCGAGTCTGGATCTGATTCATTTCGGCCCGGTGCTGGTTCAACATATTGTCAATCCTATTCTTCCATTCTAACCTTCTCTTGCTCATCCTCTCCTCCCATTCTCTCTCGTGATTCAAtttctcctctcttcttctttccaTCTCCATTCTCTCCTTCTCCATAGCTTCCCACTCTTGAATTCTCTGCTTCCTCAACTTGTCTCGGGCTTTCTCCCTCTCCGCTCTTTGCACTTCCCCTTCCTCCCATTTTTGTTCCCATTTTTTCTCCATTTCATATCTTAAACACTCCCACCTCCGACGCTCCTGTTCTCTGTCGACCTCACGTTTCTCAAACTGAGCCTCCATATCCTTCAACCGCCCTAGCTGGTTCACGAGAAATCCCCACGCTTTCTTCTCCAATCTTTTCATcaccttcctcttcttcttgttcttcttagGATCAACTTCTTCACAGAAAAAGCTGTTCTCTCCATCCTCCTTCAGCTGATCATTATCATTAAAGTTTTCTTCCGCTTCGTCCCCATCGAACTCGAACCCCAAGCCCATCACCTCATTGTCAACACCATCAATCCCAGCTGTGAAGTTCCCTGCCCCGGAATGTCCCATATGAGCAAAATCCAACATATCCATCTCTCTACTCACCTCCAAAAACTGGTCTACATTCCCCCGATCACTACTCGAAACGACCGTCAGATCATTATAACTACTATTCGCTGCTGCTACATCCCCGAAAACATCCTTATATCTCAAGAAGTTCGACCAATAGGTAACACCCTCCATCCAATCATACTCTTCCTTCGAGTCCCCGCCAGAGTTTTCGACTCCGGATTCGGGTTTCTTAATCTTCTGCTTCACAAGCAAATATTGGTGCCTCATATTCTGGACCTTGGTAGAAACATCTTTCCAAGTCCACTGCCATGGATACGCCAAAGAATCTTGAACATGGTGCACAGAATTAACATAATTCGCAATTGGCCTAAACTTTTTCTCACGGGTTTTCATCTTAGCTAGAGTTCCATCAGATACCATTTCTCCATATTTATCAATCAAAGTCCTCTCTTCAGCTTCAGTCCATTTCTTTCGCTTCGGGGGAATCATCACACCAAATTAACTCCCAATTTTACCACTCAAacagaataaaaagaaaatcccAGATATAATTTCAATCAAAACTCAAACCCAGAAGCTTCGCATCAAAGAAAATCAAGGATCCATCAAAACCCCAACTCAAAAACCAAAATCGAACAAAACCCACATCGAAAAACCACCAAATTCGAGCAGAGATATGTACTTACCTGACGAATTGGAAAGAGAAGGCGACTTTGAGGATAAATTGGAaggaattttttgaaaaaaaaaaggaaacaaaattgAGGTCCAAGGAAGTAGagctgatgaagaagaagaagggccCTCAGAATTTTATCAACGAAAGTAAATGGATTTTCTTTTGGAGCGCAGTAATTGGGGCTTTTTCGTTAAAAGTGGCAGCGCCAAGACATTAGCCCGAGGAAATATAGGATAAAACACACAAATAATCcacaaaaatttatttattttatccttTGTCAGAAGCTTATAGAAACATAATGGTTTAATTAGAAATTTAGCCCTAAACTTTTATGTTTGTACCTGCAtagtatttttttaactaacttttaaaattataaatttaattattaaattttgatttggataTACGAGTACCAAGTTAAATATTAAGTTACGTTAaatgtaaaattcaaatttatatcaatTAGGTAGAATAGTttttacaaatttcaaatttagaaaggaatttttagacacaaaatcaaaattttagagatttataagacacttttaaaaatttagagaccaaagtagacacaaattaaatttgtaatttagtcGAACAATattgtttgtatttttaatttattattatattcataGTTAGATATACTCTAACATTGAAATTTTGAGAGTTGTGTCTAATGAAGTATAAACATTAAAAACGTCGTGAGTGAACATAGTTTTAACATAATTGGGACTCACTCATTCATTTAAGAGTAGAGGTTCAAGTCTATGTACCTCCCTTGTTGTAGTAAAGAAATATCAAAAGCGAGAATTTATTTTcgaatttttcaatttatgatTAGTATGTTTTTTAAGAGTTTGAAAAGTGTCTCATAAATCAAATGTTTAATATCcgtaaaattaaaagtttttaaatgcataattaaaagtCCATAGGTCTTTTAGGACATTGGAATCTAATAATACAATGTAAAAAATTTTGGTGGCCTAGGCTTATTTgacattcattttattttattttaattaattatttattttacaatatTTGAAAGGAAATCAAAACTCTAATCTCGATATTATCGTATATAATTGAcatgtaatttaattattatattttctatacaaaataaatatttattagtttaaaattaatgttaGTTGTAGTTTTTGCATGAAACAATGGTTACAAGCTAAAGCACGTTTTTAGTTTGTATTTTGACatcataatattttaattcttatgCTTATTCTTTTTCCAATGATTTGTAAATAAAACACGTTTTTAGTATGTGTCTTGACATggcaacaattttttttcctgaaaaCGACCTGACGACATTTTAATTCTTATgcttattttataataattcaGGCATGTTTTtcagagaattttttttaaaaaaatgattatgaGGTCTCAAAGTGTTAGAAACATTAATGTAATATATGAgccataagaaaagaaagatagtTGAATTGAGATTGCATTTACCAAATCGTAATGAAAATCAATATAATCGTAATGAAAGTTTATTGATAGATCAATCGTAATGGGCCAATAATCGTAAACGTATTTGGATTGTTTTTTATCacgtttaatttaaattataaatgtgTCACATTTACTACTATGGTTACTGTTACCATTAGAcatgatatattatttattattattgttaccATCACTATTATCGCTAGACCCTAATGGTAACGGTAAGAGTAACAATAAATATGACAGATTCATAATTATAATACTGTAAGACAATGTATCTATAATAGTAGTAACGATAACGACAAGCAGGTCCTACGTAAATTTCAAACATAATCAGATTGAGCACCCCCAATTCCATCTGTgcatttgaaagtttaggaatCTAATTGATACCAATTAAAGTATCTTTGACAAATTAAAGTCTTTCAGCTTTTGAAAACCATCAATgcattaattatcaaatatgtatagatttttttaaattttagttttacaaAATGGATGATTAGAATATATGTATGGATGATTTCCAAAGAAAACTTTGTCTAAGAGACTAAATcgatttatttatgaaagtttaggaatctaattgatacaattataagtttcacacaTTTTTCAAGCGGAACATAAGAGGAGGTGTAAATTGGAGAGGCTAGAGatgaatttccaaaatccaaactACAATCTAACTATCACTTTTCATAATTAGAAGCTAATTTCATACTGAGTTACACAAGAATAGAGCTACACCATGAGTTGCAAAAAGGGAAGCCAAGGACCAAGGACATGGAGGGAGGCTTTTATCAATTTTTGCAGCTATGTCATTCATATTCACTCTCAGTTAATTAATATGCAACTAAAGAATGAATTAGCTTTTAGTTAAAACTAATGACATATCTaggagtgattctaaaatgattaaaatgattaatgtcatttttcaaaatcactcaaaaaatacttttaatagtACGAAAAATgtgattaaaagtgtaaaattgaacCTTGAATcgattttgagtgattaaatatgtattttttgagtgattttaaacatgacaatgattttaacaatttcaaaaatcaCTTCCAGACATAGTGTGGTTTTAAACTATAACGTTCTACCGctatattgattttgattttgatgagGATAGTTTTGGGTTTGGAAGAGAGGGGGTTCAGTGGCAGGACCTTTTCCCATATCCTTTGTTTTGTGGAGGAGGAAAGTGCCAGAAAGAATGGTGATGAATCCACAAACTTCAGTTGCAATTTGTGTTGCACTTTGTGTGTCCCAATTCTGCACAAAATAGAGTTTTTGCTCAAGTGAAAGAAACAATGAGAATACAAGTCACAGGCACAGCTCAAGTTTCCTTCCGACACTTCCAAACATCTCAAGCCAAGCTTTCTATGGATACCAACATTCCATCCTTGTAGCTAGAGAACTCTCTTAACTACTTTCATTTTGGACTCTAAATTCTTAtacctttaattttattttcctaAAACTTTTATTTTCCATGACATATGTATGACATAGAGTTTTAtacctttaattttattttcctaAAACTCATAGGATCATTAAATCCTAGGTAGATGACCACTACAGATTGAACTCATTCCTTCTAAATCTTTTTATTAAACTCACTCACGATCCTTATTGATCATTAAGCCAACTCAGGATAGTTTCATTTTCAATAATCTGAAAGAAAATTTCAGACAACGGCTAAATGTGAAGTTTAAAAAAAGATGCTTTGAAGAACTTAATCAGGAAATAGATGGAAGTTTTAGAATCGTGCTTTTACTGGGTCCCATGGTGGTTCACTCACCTTAAACATAATCATACTTGCAAGGATGGTAAAAGTTGTGAACGTCACATAGTAAACTGGAGATATAACAGCAGAGTTGAAAGCATCAAGAGCCTGTGAAGATAGTGATCAAACTATTAATCAAACTTCCTCCTTgacatcaaattttaaaaaccccAAACTCAGACATGTGAGACAGATATCACAcgacaaaaacacaaaaacacGACGACTTGCCAAGAAGCATGAATACACATCCGAGACAAGGATATAACAATGACACATCAGTTTGTGAAAAACTAGGATATGACAGCAAGAAGACATTTACTCAGACTCATTAATGTGGTCCTATACTATGATTATATATTACATTAATTGATATGTGCCTAATAAGTGTCTGGTTCacattcaatttatgcaactagTGATTGGCACATGCCCATTATGCAGCGTTGAAGTGTTCAAATGTATCATACTTATTGGATGTGGACATGTTAACCAACAACGTATAtcttaacatatatatatatttctagatATTCTgatatgttttaaatatttcatatgataaaaataaatttgaaatctaaaattttaatcaacaaaaagaagaagaagaagacgacgaCTATTTATGAGAAAAGTGAGAAATCATCCAACAACGTTTAGATTCGCTACACTTGAAAATAGAATCATAATTTAGAgtcctcttttcttcttattttatttaggtTAGGTTTCTTTATAATTAAGCTTTTGATTACCtatcattttatttctttgtagCGTGTCCCTAGCTCATACTTAATGTATCTTAATTTGTCATTATTGCATTTCCTTATAtgttttaaactctaaaaattaTTAACTAATCAGATACTCTTTTTTATGTGATGGACACATGTCGAGAGTGGGTTGGAGAGTGTTTGTGTTAGACATGTGTTCAACAGAACACATGGCACATGTGATTTGAAGAAAAGTATGCTTAAAAGTTGGGTTGaagataatttattaaatacacCCTTTCGTGTTCCTATATTTGACTCTAATATTCATGTCTAGATTTCAAACCGTCACATTTTTATCCTTAGTTTCCATTCATGCTCacttttggtttttttgttaatgaatttaaaataattatgtcgtaaaattaattcaaatacaattaattttttcttttgaattaataactagaaattaaaataattgagtGAAAAACTAAGAGTAAAAGTGTTAATCTTAAAACCTAGAGGTCAAAtggaaataaaactaaaaaactcaAAGGTAAACGTTTAAcactttaaaattcaaaaaccaaataaaaattaaacacaaAACTTCCCCtagaaattataaataaattgaaaaaatgacCTTAAATCTTTGTAACCTAACACTGCTGTATCGAATTATTTAGGATTCAGAAGTGAAAGATATCATTATACCTAAAAATCTTTACAAACACAGTGAAAAGTCTTCTTTGTGGCAATCTTCACGTGTTGTGGGTCAGATGTTTTATTgagtatatttatataattgaataCTTCAAAATATTACCTTGTTCAAGTAGATCACCTGCAAAAAACAACAGCCAATCACAAACACAGTGAAGAACCATGTCTCAAAGTACTTGAATTGATTCATTCCTTCAAATGTCAACTTGGCAGCAATAGCCACTGCCTTGACACTCATAACCTGAGGAAAAATACGAAAACTATCATAACCTTGGAAAGATGCACTATCAAGTTTCAAAGATAGTAAACGAACCGTGAGAGATCCGATGAGAGAGCAGATTCCAACATATATTATCATATGGGACTGGCCATAGAGTGGGGCATATCGAAAAATGAGTGCTACAACTACAACTATTACTAGGAATGAATAGACCAGAAATCCTGAAAGAAGTGCAAGAAgcataaattaacatccaaatCTTGGAAAACTTAGTAGCTTCAGGAAACTCTAATAAATTATACCTGGCTCTGTAGCAAGATGCCATACTTCCTTAACAGATTCAATCTTTTTTTCCAGTGGAGCATGCAAAACAATAGTTGTAGAACCCACAACACAAAGAACACAACCAAGAACTCCAAAGATATGCAGCTTTTCCTTCAACATAAAGTGAGCTAGGACTGCACTGCATGAAATTGTTGCAATTGTTTTATTCATTCATCAATTATGATGCATCACAAACTACAGTCAGCAAAGTGCACACTAATTTTTCGCTAGCAGATTGGATTTCCTTTTTTTGATAAGaaacattttattgataaacGAAATATCTAAAGAGATACATGAAGAGCCAATGGAAAACCTCaagataaagataaataaaacGGAAAGATGCTATCagattgaattttcaaaacCGATCTTCAAGAATTTATGCTATCAGGTTGATATTCTATAATGTCTGGAAGCCTTATGTGTTATATACCTGAAAATAATGCTCAAAGCCCCCAAGGGAGTGACAAGAATCGCAGGAGCATATGCGTAAGCAACAAAGTTTGCAGTCTCCCCAACACTCACTATGAAAACCACACAGAAAGAAATAAAGAACTTCATTGAAGAGAAATGAATTTAAGAATAAGACTTGGCTGATGTTCAAGCCTTCAAGGTGTGATTGTATTAACTCAAAGTAGAATATTATAGATTTGTTAGGGCAAcatatttagaacaacttcTTATATGTAGACAAGTAACAAATTGATGCGAGTTAAGCTTAAAGGATGACAAAATACTTTTCCAATTAGcataaaattcaacaaaacTACAGCTATTGAAGGGAGGGAAAATATGATGGGTATCATGAGTTCcaatttccattgcaactaatTGTAAACCATGACAATAGAACTGGCTTAAATAGAAAACCATGATAAGCACACAATAAGTTATTGGAGGAAAATGAATAGATAGAACAATTTAGGTCTCATTcaataaccatttagttttagtttctggtttttaaaaagttaaaagctTATAACCACTACTCCCGcctatgaatttttttattatgttatcatcttttttacaaattttttcaaaattcaataagttttgagaacaaaaaaattaatctgGGAATTCAAATGTCTtcttaaaaagaatgaaaagcATGGTAGAAATGATGAGTAAACAAGCCCAATATTCAAAAAGTAAATAACGATCAAAACGGAGGCTATACAATTTAACTTGTAGAACTTACAAGTTATCATCCCAGCCCACCACCAAGGTTCGCACAAGTAGGAAAAGCCTCCAGATGCTGAATACATTGAAGCAaacacaataataataataaaaagaaaaaagaactgaAAAAATTTCTTCCAAATCAGATATTCGAAACATGTTTTGCAATGTTCGATGATTTCTTATTAGAGGTTCACCCTTACAGTTTTTTGTTCATAGCTTTCTTCATTAACAATAAAAAACGAAGGATGATCAAACCAAACCTGCTCTGGTTCCAGCAGCCCCTGAATTGATGAGACCTTTCTTCTTGATAATAGTACTAGACCCAATAAAGACGCTGGAAGAAACAGCAAGAAGAAACCCACGAACATTATCAGATGAAATCACCATAACTTAAACAGAAATATGAGGATTAGTCAAACTTCTTTGCAGAGCCAAGAGACATCCAATCCAAATTCCTACACCCATCATCAAAAAGTAAGAACTCAAGGAAGAAATCACAAGAAACCCACATCAGAAAtcaagaaaaagaacaaacataTCAAACCTCTTGGCTGCCCAAAAAGCCTAAAAGGCTATGAACCCACCACCGCCATTTCTGAAAAAGGTCTACTCGATTCGAGAACCGCCATTGATGGAGATGGGTTCGAAAATTTGATTGACTAGGAGTTGGGTGAGTTGTGGTTTGGTTAAATTTTGCATTCGAGAGGGTGAATGGGGAAAAATAGAAATACAAGTACGGTTTTCAAGTGTTCTTGCCGCGCTTTTCCAATGGATTCATTTGCTTCTTTTGGTATCTTTTTACGCTTTTTGATGATATTGTTAATTTACAGTTCTTTCAAACGCTATTTGGACACGTCATTGAAACTGCGTACGGACAGCTTTTATAACGGGAATACGGAATCGTCTGGTCAACTCCAGCTTGGCCATGccgtttaatttttttttttccttcttctccatAACAAAGTAAAATATGGACTAAAGATCATTGACATTCTccatagattttatttttatagttaCAAAGGGGGCTCTCTTAGCGCTTAGTGTAGTAAGGGCCTTCTGCTTTTTTTTTCATCGTCACTAAGGTATTTGAATTTTCTTGGAGGGGTGACTGACGTTCTTCATAGTTTCACAATAGTATAATATTGTTTATCACCATTTAAATTCAAAAAgacttaaaattattttaaatagtatgATTTGAACTTCAgtaaaagatttaaaattagttattttgtttgaaacaaaaaataaattgaaatgaatgtgtttaaaatggaaaaggaaataaagttttttattaaaaaaaaaggttaaaaatttACATAAACATTAACAAATAAGCAATTCTGTAAAATCCGaatattgaaaattagaatatgAAAGATTAAATAAGTAATTCCGTAAAATCCAAACATTTTCgtcaaaaaagtttttaaagtaaaaaaagaTTTGAAAGCATTCTGGATTTcaacataataatatatatatatatatattcaatgacAAACAATAAAATTCATTACGAATTGAAATCCCTCAAAATCATAAGGTTCCAAACAGGCCATtaatgaattttgttttttggtttttggttttttttgggATAATGTGGGATGGAATCTAAAACTCTATCGAATCTTTCATCTCGAGGTCAGATAAATCATGTATCAATTGAGCTATCCCCATTTCCACTCTAATAACTTTCATTATAATTTACCCAAACAAATCTTATTTTAGTAGAGATagctatttttatttttttattaatatatatatcttttgcTCCTAATTTAGCTAATATGAGGCTTTGGCCCTACTTTTAACATGCAGATAAAATTATTTGCTTTACTataacatttaaagttaatcaACCTTTGATCTTCAAAAGCCTATAGACCAagaattattttcattaattttcaaagaaaattttatcattattctttttagaaatcacattttcattttcatttcaagATTAGATCAAAAGCCAAAGATCAGCCTATAGACCAAAAACTGAATAATCATTTTCATTAATTTCCAGGGAATGTTtatcattattcttttatagatcccattttcaatattttttaccCCAGTTAACAATCACATTTCTTAATTAAGGACTTATTTAGAACGACTTTTTGAAtccttaaaaaaatgtattttaaacagACTTTTTTAAAGTACGTATAACATCACCCATCAGGAAATAAATAACTCCCTATTCACAAAAAAAATCCCAAATGTTGGCTTTCAAACTCTCATATATTCTAAAGAAGCCTACCGATCCCCTAATAGCATCTATAAATAACTAGTTACTATTAACACGAATATATGAAACATTTGATTACAACTTTACAAGGAAGCTACAAAGAACTTGTATTCCTAACataattagataaaattgaataatttataCACCAAATGAACAAAGAAAAGGGGGGAAAACCCTATAGCAAAAGACAAAATTGGGAAGTCAAGTTGTAAGATCTTGATCTTCCTGACTCCAAGATCCTGTTGGAGTTGATAAtgactatagatatatttgcaaCATCTAACCTAATCTAATCTAATCTAAAGGCTACAACATTCTTCTTGACATTCTCATTGTTGTTATCTTCCTTCTCTTGCTGGCACGTTGCTTTTCTGCAATTCGTAATTTCCTTTTCGCGTTTCGCATAGGATTGATGACGGCCATGCGCTTCTCTTCTTGCTTCCTCTTGTCCCTTTTCGCCTTCAGACTCTTCTTGATCTGGTTGTACACCTGTACAAATTTCTGAATCCCCAAACAGTTCTGTATTTTATCACATACTTCTTGGGCCAACTGTACCATTGATTCTACAAAAACAAAGTTAAAAAAAGGTCATTGCTGCATGATAGTCTGTTTCTCTTTATCGAAATGTTGAAGAAGTTGAACCACTAAATACTAAATAGATCAAGAACAGATAACGAAGTCATCATTGAGTAGATAACTAGTgagataaaaaaagaagaaaaacatttgaatgcATCCTAGGATGCACCAATCTTTTTACCGCCTAGTTGTCTAACCATAGTTTTCCATATGGTCAACTCTTTCTTTTTGgtgagaaaaagatatatatatattagtttttttCCACTGTGTAGTTTGAGTAAAAAGATAAGTATAGCCTAAGATGTACCCAATTATTCATAGAAGAACTGTAACAGACATTGTATTTCGGCTATCCTGCCGAAAATCATAATCTATTGCAGCCCAACTTTTACCACAAGAAAAGGGCTATAATTAATCAAGATGACATGAAATGAAAGAACAGCATTTGTGAAACCAAACTTGACAATACGGTGACCATTTCCGAGTAGAATGACAAGGATTCTAATACACAAACCCCCTCAGATGTTAGGAGCTTTAAAAGCACTAAAAAACAAGATTAGATTGCTCAGGAATCTCAGAAAATGTACGAGAAACTTTCCTTAAAGTAGTCTAGTAAATAATGaatgataaaatctataatgAGTCTTGATGCACAATTGCATTAGTTGGTTGCACTATATTTGCTTAACACGTTTATAAACGGCAAAACAATCAAGgcgataaaagaaaattgagtaCAAAAAGGTTTGAATTGGAAATAAAGTTTACCTGGGATCATTTTTCCAGAAAATCCTTCACGGACTTTATACAAAGgcaacaaaatttcaaaagcatATTGTTCGCAATCTTCTACACCGACTTGTGATGATATATTGCGGAAGACATTGAAAACTATTGCCATCTGCATTGAAACACGACACGAACTATTAATGGAAATCAGAGGGAGTATTAGGTAGAAATAAAGTTTTTAATAAACTTGAAAGCGCATGGAGAGAACCTGTATGGTATCCATTTGAAGAGCAACCTTCCCCATCTTTTTTAGCAAATTTGAGATGAGAAGGTGACGGATCTCCTCAGGACAG
Proteins encoded:
- the LOC120092846 gene encoding probable magnesium transporter NIPA2 isoform X2, which codes for MITLSVGETANFVAYAYAPAILVTPLGALSIIFSAVLAHFMLKEKLHIFGVLGCVLCVVGSTTIVLHAPLEKKIESVKEVWHLATEPGFLVYSFLVIVVVVALIFRYAPLYGQSHMIIYVGICSLIGSLTVMSVKAVAIAAKLTFEGMNQFKYFETWFFTVFVIGCCFLQVIYLNKALDAFNSAVISPVYYVTFTTFTILASMIMFKNWDTQSATQIATEVCGFITILSGTFLLHKTKDMGKGPATEPPLFQTQNYPHQNQNQYSGRTL
- the LOC120092846 gene encoding probable magnesium transporter NIPA2 isoform X1: MVISSDNVRGFLLAVSSSVFIGSSTIIKKKGLINSGAAGTRAASGGFSYLCEPWWWAGMITLSVGETANFVAYAYAPAILVTPLGALSIIFSAVLAHFMLKEKLHIFGVLGCVLCVVGSTTIVLHAPLEKKIESVKEVWHLATEPGFLVYSFLVIVVVVALIFRYAPLYGQSHMIIYVGICSLIGSLTVMSVKAVAIAAKLTFEGMNQFKYFETWFFTVFVIGCCFLQVIYLNKALDAFNSAVISPVYYVTFTTFTILASMIMFKNWDTQSATQIATEVCGFITILSGTFLLHKTKDMGKGPATEPPLFQTQNYPHQNQNQYSGRTL